GCGCCCATACAGGAAGCCCATTGTATCCACCTATCTTCTTTCGCACCATATCAGTAGCAAACAGGAGGAATCGTTTTGGCAAAGAAGATCACCCTGCCCCAGTGCAAAGAGATGAAGAAGCAAGGAAAACGCCTCCGCATGATCACCGCCTATGACTACCCCTTCGCCCGCCTCGTCGACGAGAGTGAGATCGAGATCATCCTGGTTGGCGATTCCCTGGGGATGGTTGTCCTGGGCTATGACAGCACCGTGCCGGTCACCCTCGATGAGATGATCCATCACAGCAAGCCTGTCGTCCGCGGCGCCCCAAACACCCTCATCGTGGCGGACATGCCCTTCGGCACCTACAATGTCTCCAAAGAGGACGCCATTCGCAACGCCAACCGCATGCTCAAAGAGAGCGGCATCGAAGCCGTCAAGGTGGAAGGGGGAACGCGGATGGCCCCGACGGTGCGCGCCCTCGTCGACGCCGGCATCCCCGTCATGGGTCACATCGGCCTGACGCCGCAGACGGCGGCCCAACTGGGTGGCTTCAAGGTCCAAGGCAAGACGGAGGACGCGGCCCAGCAGTTGCTGGAAGACGCCCTCGCCTTAGAAGCGGCCGGCGCTTTCAGCATTGTCATCGAATGCGTTCCCGTCGGCCTGGCCCGGACGATCACCACCAGCCTCTCCATCCCAACTATTGGCATTGGCGCAGGCCCTTACTGTGACGGCCAGGTCCTCGTCATCCAGGACCTGCTCGGCATCTATGATCGCTTCGTCCCCAAGTTCGTCAAACAGTATGCCCAGACCGGCCCCGCCATCCGGGCGGCCCTCGGCGACTATGCCCGGGAGGTGGCCGACGGCGTCTTCCCTGGCCCGGAACACAGCTTCGGCATGGATGACGAGATGAAAGGGCTCTATTGATGCGCATCACCGTGCTGGGCGCCGGGGCCATGGGCTGTCTCTACGGCGGCCTGCTGGCCCGCTCCGGCGCCGATGTGACACTCATCGACCGCAAGGCCGACCATGTGCGGAGTCTTAACGAACAGGGTCTTCGCCTCGAGGGGCTCGACGGGGCCGAAAAGACGTCACTGATTCCCCTACGCGCCACGACCTGTCCCGAGGAAGCCGGTCCGGCTGATCTGGTGATCGTTCTGGTCAAGGCGACCGACACGACAGCAGCTGCAGAGAGGTTGGGGCCGCTTCTGGCCCCGCACACCTCCCTGCTCACCCTGCAAAACGGCTTGGGCAACGCCGAGATCCTGGCTGAACGCTGGGGCGCCGAACGGGTGCTGGTGGGAACCAGT
This genomic window from Heliomicrobium undosum contains:
- the panB gene encoding 3-methyl-2-oxobutanoate hydroxymethyltransferase, whose amino-acid sequence is MAKKITLPQCKEMKKQGKRLRMITAYDYPFARLVDESEIEIILVGDSLGMVVLGYDSTVPVTLDEMIHHSKPVVRGAPNTLIVADMPFGTYNVSKEDAIRNANRMLKESGIEAVKVEGGTRMAPTVRALVDAGIPVMGHIGLTPQTAAQLGGFKVQGKTEDAAQQLLEDALALEAAGAFSIVIECVPVGLARTITTSLSIPTIGIGAGPYCDGQVLVIQDLLGIYDRFVPKFVKQYAQTGPAIRAALGDYAREVADGVFPGPEHSFGMDDEMKGLY